The following are encoded in a window of Halalkalicoccus subterraneus genomic DNA:
- a CDS encoding ABC transporter substrate-binding protein, giving the protein MSVPGSLTDRRTVLAGAAGVLTGSAGCLNRFQASVDRDTPDQISLSIASVPADEDSVPVRIARHLADNLGTAGIDVSLQPVTTERLWRNVLLNGEFDLYVGQHPGYGDPDVLYELLHSRFSEEPGWQNPFGYVNVPGVDDLLDSQRDATDGTRTRILDSLVETFRTEAPFSVVAYPEEPRAIRPDRYDRWEHRSLESPLGYLGLRAKNPDAIGDRDAETLHVGTSNGRITRNLNPLAVEFRDRWVVVGLLYDSLGRRIETDVEPWLAREWSWDDDRLRVTLREDLAWHDGEPLRAADVAFTYRLLWDTTATEEEPSVPAPCFRSQSTLVERVEATDDRTIEFEIDAAPEVGLHALTVPVLPRHVWEERTDLTSIAGFDFDGVTEAVVHDNMQPVGSGPLRFDSVEPNTRLEFVRNDDHFLVDLPEDDPLSAFAGGPPYERLVFACSPSQANVVEAIQAGQLDASAGGLTPTEIERARSASEIELGFEDVSAFYHVGFDVRNAPLSNPRFRQAISRLLDREYLRTDAFEGYATPAFSPITAGSSGEWQAGHEAGFAGVSGTGAVEEERARELFREAGYIYNESGELVVR; this is encoded by the coding sequence GTGAGTGTACCGGGAAGCCTAACCGATCGCCGAACCGTGCTTGCCGGAGCGGCCGGCGTACTCACCGGAAGCGCCGGCTGTCTCAACCGCTTTCAGGCCTCGGTCGACCGCGACACGCCCGATCAGATCTCGCTCTCGATCGCGAGCGTCCCCGCCGACGAGGACAGCGTTCCCGTCCGTATCGCCCGCCATCTAGCGGATAACCTCGGTACCGCCGGAATCGACGTCTCCCTCCAGCCGGTGACCACCGAACGGCTCTGGCGAAACGTCCTCCTCAACGGCGAGTTCGACCTCTACGTCGGCCAGCACCCCGGGTACGGCGACCCCGACGTGTTGTACGAACTGCTCCACTCGCGTTTCAGCGAGGAACCCGGCTGGCAGAACCCCTTCGGGTACGTCAACGTTCCGGGCGTAGACGACCTCCTCGACTCCCAGCGCGACGCGACCGACGGTACGCGAACCCGTATTCTCGACTCGCTGGTCGAGACGTTCCGAACGGAGGCCCCCTTCTCGGTCGTCGCCTACCCCGAAGAGCCACGGGCGATTCGTCCCGACCGATACGACAGGTGGGAGCATCGATCCCTCGAATCGCCGCTGGGGTACCTCGGTCTCCGGGCGAAAAACCCGGACGCGATCGGGGATCGGGACGCCGAAACGCTCCATGTAGGCACCTCCAACGGACGGATCACGCGGAACCTAAACCCCTTAGCTGTCGAGTTCCGCGACCGCTGGGTCGTCGTGGGGTTGTTGTACGATTCCCTCGGCCGCCGGATCGAAACCGACGTCGAACCGTGGCTGGCACGCGAGTGGTCCTGGGACGACGACCGGCTCCGAGTGACCCTCCGCGAGGACCTCGCCTGGCACGACGGCGAGCCGTTGCGTGCGGCCGACGTCGCGTTCACCTACCGCCTGTTGTGGGATACCACCGCTACCGAGGAAGAGCCGTCGGTTCCGGCCCCCTGCTTTCGGTCCCAGAGCACGCTCGTCGAGCGAGTCGAAGCGACGGACGACCGAACGATCGAGTTCGAGATCGACGCCGCACCCGAGGTCGGACTCCACGCGCTTACGGTCCCCGTCCTCCCGAGACACGTCTGGGAGGAACGCACCGACCTCACGTCGATCGCGGGCTTCGACTTCGACGGCGTCACCGAGGCGGTCGTCCACGACAACATGCAACCGGTAGGGTCGGGACCGCTCCGGTTCGACTCGGTCGAGCCCAACACACGCCTGGAGTTCGTTCGTAACGACGACCACTTCCTCGTCGACCTGCCCGAGGACGACCCGCTGTCCGCCTTCGCGGGTGGCCCGCCCTACGAACGGCTCGTGTTCGCCTGCTCGCCCTCGCAGGCGAACGTCGTCGAGGCGATTCAGGCCGGCCAGCTCGATGCGAGCGCGGGCGGGCTGACGCCGACCGAGATCGAGCGCGCGCGCTCGGCGAGCGAGATCGAACTCGGGTTCGAGGACGTGAGCGCGTTCTACCACGTCGGGTTCGACGTGCGGAACGCGCCGCTTTCGAACCCCCGGTTCAGACAGGCGATATCGCGACTGCTCGACAGGGAGTACCTCCGGACCGACGCCTTCGAGGGATACGCGACACCCGCGTTCAGCCCCATCACCGCCGGATCGAGCGGCGAGTGGCAGGCCGGACACGAGGCCGGTTTCGCCGGCGTGAGCGGGACCGGCGCCGTCGAGGAGGAGCGGGCCCGCGAGCTGTTCCGTGAAGCAGGGTATATATATAACGAGAGCGGAGAACTGGTCGTACGCTGA
- a CDS encoding DUF7116 family protein, translated as MGPVSIPPIEQARSIFNELGYTLSGDGTEFRAEREWKVVHVTATAAEETIPNSGSLRCFVTYRESAEALVRRLSDLKPDYEWAVISVDDSDDYDVVHAPSMTA; from the coding sequence ATGGGACCTGTTAGCATACCACCCATCGAGCAGGCCCGGTCGATCTTCAACGAACTCGGTTACACCCTCTCGGGAGACGGCACCGAGTTCCGCGCCGAACGCGAGTGGAAGGTCGTACACGTAACCGCGACTGCAGCCGAGGAGACGATCCCGAATTCGGGATCGCTTCGCTGTTTCGTCACCTATCGGGAGAGCGCCGAAGCGCTCGTCCGGCGGCTCTCGGACCTCAAGCCCGATTACGAGTGGGCGGTGATCTCCGTCGACGATTCGGACGACTATGACGTCGTTCACGCCCCTTCGATGACCGCCTGA
- a CDS encoding DUF5816 domain-containing protein, which translates to MERLATGDGPVYVARDEAERGSDGPFYVLYRTPDREHRWGYLCGNCESSNTAMDTMGRIVCNDCPNQRKPTEWDAAHE; encoded by the coding sequence ATGGAACGACTGGCGACGGGCGACGGACCGGTTTACGTCGCGCGCGACGAGGCCGAACGGGGTTCGGACGGTCCGTTTTACGTCCTCTACCGAACGCCGGACCGGGAGCACCGCTGGGGCTATCTCTGCGGGAACTGTGAGAGTTCGAACACCGCGATGGATACCATGGGACGGATCGTCTGTAACGACTGTCCCAACCAGCGAAAGCCCACCGAGTGGGACGCGGCCCACGAATGA
- a CDS encoding polysaccharide deacetylase family protein, producing the protein MTEPSRRAFLATGAVIATGFAGCLGSSDQEDDPPENDTETDTDENETPPNEELEVREPLEPPEGGAVVFVYDDGPMEDYTQALPAHQAFDAPATVGIVSSWVGRDDYQNNGCMDVTHLEELVDAGWEIASHTIEHTPVGTLALVEDAEPSDERVYPKEIRHGYNRGKTVELTDGTQSIRRVVTDYGSDGVGRYIELDEPLGEACAAGDTVVRYPEEAIEEMFRGSKRELEAMGFEISTFLAPYDNFDDYSREFAPEYYDGIANADHGSRINDREEFDPFRTKRDYFIEFTDSDSVKADLDEIADRGALGILGAHTFKEEVSEERIGETLGWIDERGIEVLTLREAIELYANA; encoded by the coding sequence ATGACTGAACCATCCCGCCGTGCGTTTCTCGCGACCGGCGCCGTCATCGCGACCGGTTTCGCGGGCTGTCTCGGGAGTTCCGATCAGGAAGACGACCCACCCGAAAACGACACCGAGACGGACACCGACGAGAACGAGACGCCCCCGAACGAGGAGTTGGAGGTACGGGAACCTCTCGAACCGCCGGAGGGCGGTGCGGTCGTTTTCGTCTACGACGACGGCCCCATGGAGGATTACACGCAGGCGCTGCCCGCCCATCAGGCGTTCGATGCGCCCGCGACAGTAGGGATCGTCAGCTCATGGGTCGGCCGCGATGATTACCAGAACAACGGCTGTATGGACGTCACCCATCTCGAGGAGCTCGTCGATGCCGGCTGGGAGATCGCCTCCCACACGATCGAACACACCCCGGTTGGCACGCTCGCGCTCGTCGAGGACGCGGAACCGAGCGATGAACGGGTATATCCCAAGGAGATCCGCCATGGGTATAACCGCGGCAAGACCGTCGAACTGACAGACGGCACGCAGTCGATTCGCCGGGTCGTCACCGATTACGGCAGCGACGGGGTCGGTAGATATATCGAACTCGACGAGCCGCTCGGGGAGGCGTGTGCGGCCGGCGACACCGTCGTACGGTACCCCGAAGAGGCCATCGAGGAGATGTTCAGGGGGTCAAAGCGCGAGCTCGAGGCCATGGGATTCGAGATCAGTACCTTCCTCGCGCCGTACGACAACTTCGACGACTACTCGCGGGAGTTCGCTCCGGAGTACTACGATGGGATCGCGAACGCCGACCACGGTTCGCGGATCAACGACCGCGAGGAGTTCGATCCCTTCCGGACGAAACGGGACTACTTCATCGAGTTCACTGACTCCGACAGCGTGAAAGCCGACCTCGACGAGATCGCCGACAGGGGCGCACTCGGCATACTCGGCGCCCACACGTTCAAAGAGGAGGTCTCCGAAGAGCGGATCGGCGAAACCCTTGGCTGGATCGACGAACGTGGTATCGAGGTGCTGACGCTCCGTGAGGCGATCGAACTGTACGCGAACGCGTGA
- a CDS encoding bifunctional metallophosphatase/5'-nucleotidase has protein sequence MGPRILQYSDVENAYDEPDRIGRLAGLIGQLRDERTIVVGTGDDTAPGVLSLVTGGRQALDFFDRIEPDLETFGNHDFDHGYAATRDVVRRSPQTWVSANVFHEGERFGNAAGVVPTAVVERAGVRVGFFGVLDPATPSINPKASDLVLEDPIEVAERAVTALHSEGVDHVVALSHLGAGDDTLARAVDVDAVLGGHVHAERLDRVDGTLCTRPGANGTALIEVDLGEEVRGTRHRTETGPRDEAVAATLRERMRRAGLDEVVGVVDEPIERTEEVTVSGECRIGNWVADAYRWAADTDVALHNAGGIRSGPPLAGEVTLADCIGVVPFDGPLTVGSVTGAELKTLLSQAIDADVGFGEPDWWHAHVSGLRVALDGSRVESVRVDGAPVDPDAEYSIAASRYLFETDHEFPALTTAHRRGTIDVQYEVLAEYARRVGIGPTLDGRLQRSKGKT, from the coding sequence ATGGGTCCCCGAATCCTGCAGTACTCCGACGTCGAGAACGCCTACGACGAGCCGGACCGGATCGGCCGTCTCGCCGGCTTGATCGGGCAACTGCGCGACGAGCGAACGATCGTCGTCGGGACCGGTGACGACACTGCACCGGGGGTGCTCTCGCTGGTCACTGGCGGCCGACAGGCCCTGGATTTCTTCGACCGAATCGAACCGGACCTCGAAACGTTCGGCAACCACGACTTCGATCACGGGTACGCGGCGACGCGCGACGTGGTCCGGCGATCGCCCCAGACATGGGTGAGCGCGAACGTCTTTCACGAGGGCGAGCGCTTCGGAAACGCGGCGGGCGTCGTTCCGACGGCGGTCGTCGAACGTGCAGGGGTTCGCGTCGGATTTTTCGGTGTGCTCGACCCGGCGACCCCTTCGATCAACCCGAAGGCGAGCGATCTGGTCCTCGAGGACCCGATCGAGGTCGCCGAACGGGCGGTCACCGCACTCCACAGCGAGGGCGTCGACCACGTGGTCGCGCTCTCACATCTCGGGGCCGGCGACGACACGCTGGCCCGCGCGGTCGACGTCGACGCGGTGTTGGGCGGGCACGTCCACGCCGAACGCCTCGACCGGGTCGACGGGACCCTCTGTACGCGCCCCGGCGCGAACGGAACGGCACTGATCGAGGTCGACCTCGGCGAGGAAGTGCGGGGAACGCGCCACCGTACCGAGACGGGGCCGCGCGACGAGGCGGTCGCGGCGACGCTTCGCGAGCGGATGCGTCGGGCGGGGCTCGACGAAGTGGTCGGCGTGGTCGACGAACCGATCGAGCGTACGGAGGAGGTCACTGTCAGTGGGGAGTGTCGGATCGGCAACTGGGTCGCCGACGCCTACCGCTGGGCCGCAGACACCGACGTCGCGCTTCACAACGCCGGCGGGATCCGCTCGGGGCCGCCCTTGGCGGGTGAGGTGACGCTGGCCGACTGCATCGGCGTCGTCCCGTTCGACGGCCCCCTGACGGTCGGGTCGGTGACCGGCGCGGAGTTGAAGACGCTGCTCTCGCAGGCGATCGACGCCGACGTGGGGTTCGGCGAGCCCGACTGGTGGCACGCCCACGTCAGCGGTCTGCGTGTCGCCCTCGACGGCAGCCGGGTCGAATCGGTGCGAGTCGATGGTGCTCCAGTCGACCCCGACGCGGAGTACTCGATCGCGGCGAGCCGATACCTCTTCGAGACCGACCACGAGTTCCCCGCGCTGACGACGGCCCACAGGCGAGGGACGATCGACGTCCAGTACGAGGTGCTTGCGGAGTACGCCCGTCGGGTCGGTATCGGTCCCACACTAGACGGACGCCTCCAGCGATCAAAAGGGAAAACTTGA
- a CDS encoding universal stress protein — translation MTRVIVPVRYPLTTRSKRTFERAMRVAEDDDADLTVLHVNLYQNGHPITRTDLKRVVESEFGRLPNVRYVVRSGFLVEETILDEIAAEDADIVVIGHRQASRWKRLIGRLTRDPDIETFLKNRLDCTVITVGD, via the coding sequence GTGACTCGCGTCATCGTTCCCGTTCGGTACCCGCTTACGACCCGTTCGAAGCGCACCTTCGAGCGGGCGATGCGGGTCGCCGAGGACGACGACGCGGACCTGACCGTCCTGCACGTCAACCTCTATCAGAACGGCCACCCGATCACGCGCACGGACCTCAAACGCGTCGTCGAATCGGAGTTCGGACGGCTCCCGAACGTGCGGTACGTCGTCCGGTCGGGGTTCCTCGTCGAGGAGACGATCCTCGACGAGATCGCCGCCGAGGACGCCGATATCGTCGTCATCGGGCACCGACAGGCCTCGCGTTGGAAGCGCCTGATCGGGCGTCTCACACGCGATCCCGACATCGAGACGTTTCTGAAAAACCGCCTCGACTGCACCGTGATCACGGTCGGCGACTGA
- a CDS encoding mechanosensitive ion channel family protein: MEIGPTIAETVEGFFQWLVTSLTGQLLIAGSILAIGWYVSGIAVRLLGRPVAQRFERESLSRTVLRTIKLGIILFSAVVAAGVLPLGIGLSDILLSVTVLSAVIGVILAPVIGNYVGGLFVLADQPYEIGDMVEIVDAQQRGFIEDITLRYTKLLTEDNSVLVIPNNTIRERDVINYTAEDERTRMTIDMSVTYEGDLAEARRLAVRAARQTDGVIAGGPTIRVGNARYPARPTCQIREYGDHGVAVSLRYWVRTPYYTGKVQSEIQERIWEELKDADVEIPYPHTHVVFDETSGEMDVAVNRTDDTDPDVSRRP, from the coding sequence ATGGAGATCGGGCCGACGATCGCCGAGACCGTCGAGGGGTTCTTCCAGTGGCTCGTTACCTCACTGACTGGACAGCTCCTGATCGCGGGGTCGATCCTCGCCATCGGCTGGTACGTCTCGGGGATCGCCGTCCGGCTGCTCGGCCGGCCGGTCGCCCAGCGCTTCGAGCGCGAGAGCCTCTCGCGGACCGTCCTCCGGACGATCAAGCTCGGAATCATCCTGTTTTCGGCCGTCGTGGCCGCCGGCGTCCTCCCGTTGGGGATCGGCCTCAGCGATATCCTCCTCTCGGTGACCGTCCTCTCGGCGGTGATCGGTGTGATCCTCGCGCCCGTCATCGGTAACTACGTCGGCGGGCTGTTCGTGCTGGCCGACCAGCCCTACGAGATCGGCGACATGGTCGAGATCGTCGACGCCCAACAGCGGGGGTTCATCGAGGACATCACGCTTCGCTACACGAAACTCCTTACCGAGGACAACTCCGTGCTGGTGATCCCGAACAACACCATCAGGGAGCGGGACGTGATCAACTACACCGCCGAGGACGAACGGACCCGGATGACGATCGATATGAGCGTCACCTACGAGGGCGACCTCGCGGAGGCCCGCCGGCTCGCGGTTCGGGCCGCCCGGCAGACCGACGGCGTCATCGCCGGCGGGCCGACCATCCGCGTGGGCAACGCGCGCTACCCCGCCCGCCCGACCTGCCAGATCCGCGAGTACGGAGACCACGGCGTCGCGGTCAGTCTCCGCTACTGGGTTCGCACGCCGTACTACACCGGGAAGGTCCAATCGGAGATCCAAGAGCGCATCTGGGAGGAACTAAAGGACGCGGACGTCGAGATCCCGTATCCGCACACGCACGTCGTCTTCGACGAGACCAGCGGCGAGATGGACGTGGCAGTCAACAGAACGGACGATACCGACCCGGACGTCAGTCGCCGACCGTGA